One window from the genome of Lentibacillus daqui encodes:
- the thiT gene encoding energy-coupled thiamine transporter ThiT translates to MRKLSLQTLIEVAILAAFAMVLDLLPSLRFGPSISISFAMIPIFIVAFRWGFVAASLSGFLWGLLQIALGQAWILTPTQAFIEYFIAFACIGFAGLFYHQVKGNLQKGHKGHALLWMTIAIFVGGATRYFWHFVAGVIFFKKYAIEAGKSPFIYSLVTNGITYIAVSIACAVILGLIVSKAGQIITSAKQIGQQRRAG, encoded by the coding sequence ATGCGAAAATTAAGTTTGCAAACACTGATAGAAGTGGCCATACTTGCGGCATTTGCGATGGTGCTGGATCTATTGCCATCATTGCGTTTTGGACCGTCGATTTCCATTTCTTTTGCGATGATCCCAATATTTATCGTTGCCTTTCGCTGGGGATTCGTAGCGGCCAGCCTATCTGGTTTTCTTTGGGGACTTCTACAAATTGCGCTTGGTCAGGCATGGATACTTACCCCTACCCAAGCATTTATTGAATATTTTATTGCTTTTGCTTGTATTGGATTTGCAGGGCTGTTTTATCACCAAGTCAAAGGGAACCTACAAAAGGGACACAAAGGACATGCTTTGTTATGGATGACGATTGCCATATTTGTTGGCGGGGCGACACGTTATTTTTGGCATTTTGTCGCTGGGGTTATCTTCTTTAAGAAGTATGCCATTGAGGCGGGGAAATCACCATTTATTTATTCGCTGGTTACCAATGGCATCACCTATATCGCTGTCTCAATCGCCTGTGCGGTTATTTTGGGATTGATCGTTTCAAAGGCAGGACAAATCATCACCTCGGCGAAACAAATAGGTCAGCAGCGAAGGGCAGGTTAA
- a CDS encoding ABC transporter substrate-binding protein yields the protein MKKIYLVLFTAILFLGILAGCGNSDDNAEKGKDNADNTKTEQTEEQAFPVTVTDGNGYKLTIDEKPERIVSVLPSNTEIAFDLGLGDQIVGVSDHDDFPKEASEKEKIGGLELNVEKILSLDPQLVLADQTNDEKALKQIEEAGIPVLVVASANNFDEVYDSIHLIGQATGTLYKADQIIDDMKEKLTALKDKANAIDKDDQKKVYMEISPSPDIYTAGKNTFMDELLTIIHAENAAGDQEGWPKINEEQAIASNPDVIITTYGSYVDDPVAEITQRDGWEDVSAVKNEQIYDVDEDLVNRPGPRLVDGVEELGKVIYPDVFDD from the coding sequence ATGAAAAAGATTTATTTGGTTTTATTCACTGCTATCTTATTTTTAGGAATTTTAGCCGGTTGTGGAAATTCAGATGATAACGCTGAAAAAGGAAAGGATAATGCAGACAATACTAAAACAGAACAGACGGAGGAACAGGCTTTTCCGGTAACAGTGACCGATGGGAATGGATATAAATTAACCATTGATGAAAAACCGGAACGAATTGTCTCGGTTTTACCAAGTAATACGGAAATTGCTTTTGACCTGGGACTTGGCGATCAAATTGTTGGTGTATCTGACCATGATGATTTTCCGAAAGAGGCATCCGAAAAGGAAAAAATCGGTGGGCTGGAATTAAATGTGGAAAAAATTCTTTCACTTGATCCGCAATTGGTGCTTGCAGATCAAACCAATGACGAGAAAGCACTTAAACAAATTGAAGAAGCGGGCATTCCGGTATTGGTTGTTGCCAGTGCAAATAACTTTGATGAGGTTTACGATTCAATTCATTTGATTGGACAAGCCACAGGAACACTATATAAGGCTGACCAGATTATTGATGATATGAAGGAAAAATTAACTGCACTTAAGGATAAGGCAAATGCCATTGATAAAGATGACCAAAAAAAGGTTTACATGGAAATTTCCCCATCACCTGATATTTATACCGCTGGAAAAAATACGTTTATGGACGAGCTATTAACAATTATCCATGCGGAAAATGCTGCTGGTGATCAGGAAGGCTGGCCAAAAATAAATGAGGAACAGGCTATTGCAAGCAATCCGGATGTGATTATTACAACATACGGTTCATATGTGGACGATCCCGTTGCCGAAATAACCCAAAGAGATGGCTGGGAGGATGTATCAGCAGTTAAAAACGAACAAATTTATGATGTGGACGAAGATCTGGTTAACCGTCCAGGTCCACGATTGGTTGATGGTGTTGAGGAACTTGGAAAAGTGATTTATCCAGATGTATTCGATGACTAA
- a CDS encoding FecCD family ABC transporter permease: MYSMTKRITAYGILFVILVVSMLMGISIGTVQVPVTTILKTIFAAISHTSISDSVDPMYENIVMNVRLPRVMLSGIIGASLAIAGAAFQGLLRNPLADPYTLGVSSGASVGAVLTIFLHLSLPFLGLYTLPVLSVVASFLTIFLVLFFTKRVDRSMRVETIILTGVIFSSFLGALISLMIALTGDELRQIIGWLLGSVSMRGWDYVWIILPFFIVGAGILMLHATELNAMSFGEQQAKHLGVNVERKKMNVLIAGSILTGAAVAVSGTIGFVGLVIPHFIRIIWGPDHKHLLPLSILAGAGFLILADLVSRTIIAPSELPIGVITALIGAPIFAVILIRRRN; encoded by the coding sequence ATGTATTCGATGACTAAGCGGATTACAGCGTACGGGATACTGTTTGTGATACTGGTTGTTTCCATGTTAATGGGCATTTCAATTGGAACAGTTCAGGTACCTGTTACAACTATTCTGAAGACTATTTTTGCTGCTATCTCACATACATCTATCTCCGATTCGGTGGATCCGATGTATGAAAATATTGTGATGAATGTACGCTTGCCACGAGTTATGTTATCGGGAATTATCGGAGCCTCGTTAGCGATTGCGGGTGCAGCCTTTCAGGGATTATTAAGAAATCCATTGGCAGACCCGTATACGCTGGGGGTTTCCTCCGGTGCTAGTGTTGGGGCAGTGTTGACAATTTTTTTGCATTTATCATTACCGTTTTTAGGGCTGTATACATTGCCGGTATTAAGTGTGGTGGCCTCGTTTTTGACGATTTTTTTGGTGCTCTTCTTTACCAAACGGGTCGACCGTAGTATGCGGGTGGAAACGATTATTTTGACCGGTGTCATCTTTAGTTCGTTCCTTGGTGCCCTTATCTCATTAATGATTGCATTAACCGGTGATGAGTTACGACAGATCATCGGCTGGTTACTTGGAAGTGTGTCCATGCGGGGATGGGATTACGTATGGATTATCCTGCCATTCTTTATTGTGGGAGCTGGTATTCTAATGCTGCATGCTACCGAATTAAATGCCATGTCATTCGGTGAACAACAAGCGAAACATTTAGGTGTTAACGTGGAACGAAAAAAGATGAATGTGTTGATTGCAGGATCGATACTAACCGGTGCAGCCGTGGCGGTTTCCGGGACGATTGGATTTGTCGGACTTGTCATTCCACATTTTATTCGTATTATTTGGGGACCGGATCATAAGCATTTACTTCCATTATCCATTTTAGCTGGTGCGGGCTTCCTGATCTTAGCTGATCTGGTGTCCCGAACGATAATTGCCCCGTCTGAATTACCGATTGGTGTTATTACTGCTTTGATCGGAGCACCTATATTTGCGGTTATTCTGATCAGGAGGAGAAATTGA
- a CDS encoding adenosylcobinamide amidohydrolase: MINVQNVSGGYANKIILHNISFQVEEGEFFGIIGPNGSGKTTLLNMINGILSAYQGEITLNEKPVTAYSAKDFARWVAVLPQHTSQTFNYTVKETVALGRYAHQKGHFQSFSEADEQVVRDVMDKTGVITYQDALLDQLSGGERQRAYLAQALAQQPKILLLDEPTNHLDLAYQKELLDLLKQWTASKTLTVISIFHDLNLASIYCDRLLLLHRGQTKICDHPDVVLKTKTVQEVYQTKVEKHPHPRIPKPQMMIVPEKLPAEKNLPVVNEKLLQVNDQMIYLKAPLPLKVMSSGVTGSGMGWYRTFVNRHVDKDYAELDYQQEMMNYLTSYDFDPNETVGMMTAVNVTDVAYQFLSTPDCSVFIVVTAGSGNAVDVAYGGEHGFCQNLSPGTINTWVFVNGTLTDTAFIQSMMTATEAKVKALYDNGVLDEMTGTLATGTSTDSILIAATQLGSELSFGGSITPLGSLIGKGVYMCTKQALLNAKGNQS, from the coding sequence ATGATTAATGTCCAAAATGTCTCAGGCGGTTATGCAAATAAGATCATCTTGCACAATATTTCCTTTCAAGTGGAAGAGGGAGAGTTTTTTGGAATTATTGGGCCTAATGGGAGTGGAAAAACTACACTATTAAATATGATTAATGGCATTCTGTCTGCTTATCAGGGTGAAATTACACTGAATGAAAAGCCGGTTACTGCTTATTCGGCCAAGGATTTTGCTCGTTGGGTTGCTGTCTTGCCACAGCATACGTCGCAAACATTCAACTACACGGTCAAAGAAACGGTTGCACTTGGCCGGTATGCCCATCAGAAAGGACACTTCCAATCATTTTCTGAAGCGGATGAACAGGTTGTCCGGGATGTGATGGACAAGACCGGTGTCATTACGTATCAGGATGCATTACTGGATCAATTATCTGGCGGAGAACGGCAGCGTGCTTATTTGGCACAGGCCCTTGCACAGCAGCCAAAAATTCTGTTACTTGATGAGCCGACCAATCATCTGGATTTAGCTTATCAAAAGGAATTACTTGATTTACTCAAACAATGGACTGCAAGCAAGACATTAACCGTTATTTCCATCTTCCATGATTTAAATCTTGCCAGTATCTATTGTGATCGTTTATTATTGCTGCACCGTGGGCAGACGAAAATTTGTGATCATCCCGATGTGGTATTAAAGACTAAAACGGTTCAGGAAGTTTATCAAACAAAGGTGGAAAAGCATCCACACCCACGAATTCCTAAGCCACAAATGATGATCGTTCCGGAAAAACTGCCTGCGGAAAAAAATCTACCCGTTGTGAATGAAAAACTGTTGCAAGTAAACGATCAGATGATTTATCTTAAGGCGCCGCTTCCATTAAAAGTGATGTCATCTGGTGTAACCGGTTCAGGGATGGGCTGGTATCGAACATTTGTGAATCGCCATGTGGATAAAGATTATGCTGAACTGGATTATCAGCAGGAAATGATGAATTATTTAACGTCTTACGATTTCGACCCGAATGAAACGGTGGGGATGATGACGGCGGTCAACGTAACCGATGTAGCTTATCAATTTTTGTCAACCCCTGATTGTTCGGTGTTTATTGTTGTGACTGCGGGTAGCGGCAATGCAGTTGATGTGGCATATGGAGGGGAACACGGCTTTTGTCAGAACTTGTCACCTGGTACGATTAATACGTGGGTGTTTGTAAACGGAACACTAACCGACACTGCATTTATCCAATCCATGATGACTGCGACAGAAGCAAAGGTAAAGGCATTGTATGATAACGGTGTATTGGATGAGATGACGGGGACACTGGCTACAGGAACCTCTACCGATAGTATCTTGATTGCAGCTACCCAACTTGGTTCGGAATTGTCTTTTGGCGGTTCAATTACACCGCTGGGAAGCCTCATTGGCAAAGGTGTTTATATGTGTACAAAGCAAGCACTTCTTAATGCCAAGGGGAACCAATCATGA
- the cbiB gene encoding adenosylcobinamide-phosphate synthase CbiB encodes MIYHISAMVLASIIDWLIGDPKGWPHPVKGFGKLITWLDNHLNRGNRRKINGMFMVGIVASIVLFSSLFLVLLSYYLHPIFGMIAEGCLIATTISANSLRKAALEVYSPLNQQDIPMARKKLSCIVGRDTDQLQETDIIRGAVETVAENTNDGITAPLFWGLLGGAPFALVYRAVNTCDSMVGYQNDRYQEFGYASAKLDDILNWIPARLTALTMLLVVQPVYETRRTALTMLLRDAHKHKSPNSGWGEAAVASLLGIQLGGVNTYQGELSIAERMGNARQPLKQTHILQTITIMQRTASLFLLILLIGGVTIGLAITWIEPILRV; translated from the coding sequence ATGATTTATCATATATCGGCGATGGTTCTTGCCAGTATCATCGATTGGCTTATTGGTGATCCAAAAGGCTGGCCACATCCGGTAAAGGGATTTGGCAAGTTGATCACTTGGCTGGATAACCATTTGAATCGAGGTAACCGTCGTAAAATAAACGGTATGTTCATGGTTGGAATTGTTGCGAGTATTGTATTGTTTAGCAGTTTGTTCCTTGTATTGCTTAGTTACTATCTACACCCGATTTTTGGAATGATAGCAGAAGGATGTTTGATTGCGACAACAATTTCAGCCAACAGTTTACGAAAGGCAGCACTTGAAGTTTACTCGCCATTAAATCAACAAGATATACCGATGGCAAGAAAAAAGCTGTCATGTATCGTGGGACGTGATACGGATCAGTTGCAAGAAACAGACATTATCCGCGGAGCGGTTGAAACGGTAGCAGAAAATACAAATGATGGAATTACGGCGCCTTTATTCTGGGGTTTGCTTGGCGGTGCGCCGTTCGCACTGGTTTATCGGGCTGTCAACACGTGTGATTCAATGGTGGGCTATCAAAATGACCGCTACCAGGAGTTTGGGTATGCATCGGCAAAGCTTGATGATATCCTTAATTGGATTCCCGCCCGTTTAACCGCCCTGACAATGCTGCTGGTGGTACAACCTGTCTATGAAACACGCCGAACCGCTTTAACTATGTTATTAAGGGATGCCCATAAGCATAAAAGCCCGAACAGTGGGTGGGGCGAGGCGGCGGTCGCTTCCTTGTTGGGCATTCAGCTTGGCGGGGTAAATACATATCAAGGGGAATTATCCATTGCCGAACGAATGGGAAATGCTCGTCAACCATTAAAACAGACGCATATTTTACAAACAATTACGATTATGCAGCGAACGGCTAGCCTATTTCTTCTTATTTTATTGATTGGAGGCGTTACGATTGGCCTGGCCATTACATGGATCGAACCCATATTACGTGTATGA
- the cobD gene encoding threonine-phosphate decarboxylase CobD, producing MAWPLHGSNPYYVYEHMCLTMPDTVVDFSVNLNPFGPPESLKQHWDGWFDKITDYPDPDGRQLKKQIAETAQISESAILLGNGGAELISLLAQFFQRKRILIIDPSFSEYERMCQTYNCQISHFTLRENDWKLPLDEMNKQIKENDVLFLCHPNNPTGISYTIEELLKIATLCKKNDCYLVIDEAFYDFLLDPKTIVGFLRDFSNVIILRSLTKMYAIAGLRLGYMLAAPSLIERFRRYQVHWNVNALAIAAGIKCLQTTDYVQRTQEFIGEERGRLFSVLRKNGYQMSNSDVNFYLLRDPQLDEQLPLFRFLLERGLVPRHTANYRGLNGRWLRFSIKQAEQNDRLMEELIKWKSTD from the coding sequence TTGGCCTGGCCATTACATGGATCGAACCCATATTACGTGTATGAACATATGTGTTTAACGATGCCTGATACAGTAGTAGATTTTAGCGTGAACCTCAATCCGTTTGGTCCACCTGAATCATTGAAACAGCATTGGGACGGTTGGTTTGATAAGATAACTGATTACCCGGATCCTGATGGAAGACAATTGAAAAAGCAGATTGCCGAAACAGCGCAAATTTCAGAATCAGCCATTTTATTGGGAAACGGTGGAGCGGAACTTATTTCATTATTGGCGCAGTTTTTTCAAAGGAAACGAATTTTGATTATCGATCCATCATTTTCCGAATATGAACGTATGTGTCAAACGTACAACTGTCAGATTTCCCACTTTACTTTGAGGGAAAATGATTGGAAATTGCCGTTAGATGAAATGAATAAACAGATCAAGGAAAATGATGTATTGTTTCTCTGTCATCCCAATAATCCTACGGGTATCAGTTATACCATCGAAGAACTTCTAAAAATAGCAACGTTATGCAAAAAAAACGATTGTTATCTGGTAATTGATGAAGCGTTTTATGATTTTCTCCTAGATCCCAAAACAATTGTCGGTTTCCTTCGAGATTTTTCCAATGTCATTATTCTCCGGTCATTGACAAAAATGTACGCGATTGCCGGACTTCGATTGGGCTATATGCTGGCCGCACCATCTTTGATTGAACGTTTTCGTCGTTATCAAGTACATTGGAATGTTAATGCCCTTGCAATAGCGGCCGGAATAAAATGTTTGCAGACAACCGATTATGTACAGCGGACGCAGGAATTTATTGGCGAGGAACGTGGACGCCTATTTTCAGTATTACGGAAGAATGGCTATCAAATGTCCAACAGTGACGTCAATTTTTATTTGTTGCGTGATCCGCAATTGGATGAGCAATTACCTTTGTTTCGCTTTTTGTTGGAACGTGGTCTTGTACCCCGGCATACGGCCAATTATCGTGGGTTAAACGGCCGCTGGTTACGATTTTCGATTAAACAGGCTGAGCAAAATGATCGGTTGATGGAGGAGCTAATCAAATGGAAAAGCACGGACTGA
- a CDS encoding bifunctional adenosylcobinamide kinase/adenosylcobinamide-phosphate guanylyltransferase, giving the protein MEKHGLIFITGGARSGKSTFAEQYAVCYAQDADGYLCYLATSEPEDTEMQQRITLHQRQREKQNWKTIECPIYIASIVDRVSEQDIVLLDCLTILLTNELFSSNLSENDWASTDYQQAVSKHILTDILRIQFKAQALIIVSNEVLNEPLSNNAMVNVYSKILGQLHQYLVKNANEAYVIESGIPIMMKGERTK; this is encoded by the coding sequence ATGGAAAAGCACGGACTGATTTTTATTACGGGTGGCGCCAGAAGCGGAAAAAGCACATTTGCCGAGCAATATGCGGTTTGTTATGCGCAGGACGCCGACGGATATCTGTGTTATCTTGCTACTTCGGAACCTGAAGATACGGAGATGCAACAGCGGATTACCCTCCATCAGCGGCAACGGGAAAAACAGAACTGGAAAACCATTGAGTGTCCTATTTATATTGCTTCTATTGTGGATCGTGTAAGTGAGCAGGATATTGTATTGTTGGATTGCCTCACCATTTTGTTGACAAATGAATTATTCTCCAGCAATCTGTCGGAAAATGATTGGGCAAGTACGGATTATCAGCAAGCTGTAAGCAAACATATTTTAACTGATATTTTACGGATCCAGTTTAAAGCCCAGGCACTGATCATTGTCTCAAATGAGGTATTAAATGAACCTTTAAGCAATAACGCCATGGTCAACGTATATAGCAAAATACTTGGGCAATTACATCAATATCTGGTGAAAAATGCCAATGAAGCATATGTAATCGAATCAGGTATACCAATCATGATGAAGGGAGAGAGGACCAAATGA
- a CDS encoding cobyric acid synthase encodes MNGIMIQGTASNVGKSLIVTALCRIITNLGYSVAPFKSQNMSNFTQKLADGLEISRAQVIQAEAAKQAPTVWMNPIVLKPTSEKSAETIILGKSLGTVGGHNYRGDYYEMGMAAIKQSLMALDKHDVIIMEGAGSPVEMNLRDKELVNMSIATLADVPVILVADIERGGVFASIVGTLALLTAPERERVQGIIINKFTGEPGTFMDGIQWIEKYTGLPVLGVIPRVQHAIAAEDALSGQIQPDVTRVPETGDRYEDLAAKLGNYLDGNRILDIIKRRDVR; translated from the coding sequence ATGAACGGCATCATGATTCAGGGGACCGCTTCTAATGTTGGGAAAAGTCTCATTGTTACAGCCTTGTGTCGTATCATTACCAACCTGGGCTATTCCGTTGCTCCATTTAAATCACAAAATATGTCCAACTTTACACAAAAGCTTGCAGACGGTTTGGAAATTTCCCGTGCACAAGTGATTCAAGCCGAGGCAGCAAAACAGGCACCAACTGTATGGATGAATCCGATTGTACTAAAGCCGACATCCGAAAAATCTGCGGAGACAATCATTTTGGGAAAATCACTGGGAACGGTAGGTGGACATAACTACAGAGGGGATTATTATGAAATGGGCATGGCAGCAATTAAACAATCATTGATGGCGCTGGATAAGCACGATGTCATCATTATGGAAGGGGCAGGGAGTCCGGTTGAAATGAATTTGCGTGACAAGGAATTGGTGAACATGTCGATCGCAACGCTTGCTGATGTCCCGGTTATACTTGTTGCTGATATTGAACGAGGAGGCGTGTTTGCCAGTATTGTTGGCACATTGGCGCTCCTTACTGCTCCAGAACGTGAACGGGTACAAGGCATTATCATCAATAAATTTACGGGTGAACCGGGTACTTTTATGGATGGTATTCAATGGATCGAAAAGTATACCGGATTACCGGTTTTAGGTGTTATCCCCCGTGTGCAGCATGCGATTGCAGCTGAGGATGCACTATCCGGACAAATACAGCCAGATGTGACCAGAGTACCTGAAACAGGGGATCGTTATGAGGATTTAGCAGCAAAACTGGGTAACTATTTGGATGGAAACCGGATCCTGGATATCATCAAGCGGCGAGATGTAAGATGA
- a CDS encoding adenosylcobinamide-GDP ribazoletransferase, whose product MKAYISGLIIVIQFFSILPITKEIPMTPKNLDRAVRMFPVFGMFLGLAYSGVLYGLLQGTPFSPLAVAFCLWLLPIVLTGGIHLDGWMDSCDAYFSYRDVHKRLEILKDPRVGAFGVLSVIVPLGARFLFIYEIILLHTPLTYLLVGVIPVLSRMAMGMMLRLVPVAKQSGLGYTFQQACTSTTLWNYWIILVPVLIVLFAFSSKGGLLVMLMFAGTLILFLGLRKKAVKWFGGITGDIVGASVEGVEVYLWMMVWLFHYFAMG is encoded by the coding sequence ATGAAAGCATACATATCTGGACTTATTATTGTTATCCAATTTTTTAGTATACTACCAATTACAAAAGAAATCCCAATGACACCAAAAAATCTGGATCGTGCAGTTCGTATGTTTCCAGTGTTTGGTATGTTTTTAGGGCTGGCTTATTCCGGTGTATTGTACGGGCTGCTGCAAGGCACACCATTTTCTCCACTGGCTGTTGCTTTTTGTCTTTGGCTCCTGCCGATTGTATTGACTGGTGGCATTCATCTGGATGGCTGGATGGACAGTTGTGATGCCTACTTTTCCTATCGTGATGTTCATAAGCGTTTGGAAATACTTAAGGATCCACGAGTTGGCGCCTTTGGTGTATTAAGTGTGATCGTCCCGCTTGGTGCCAGGTTTTTGTTTATCTATGAAATTATTTTATTACATACACCGTTAACCTATCTTTTAGTGGGAGTTATTCCGGTATTGAGCCGCATGGCAATGGGGATGATGCTAAGGCTCGTTCCCGTGGCAAAGCAATCCGGGCTTGGTTACACGTTTCAACAAGCATGTACGTCAACAACACTATGGAATTATTGGATTATATTGGTGCCGGTTCTGATCGTATTATTTGCTTTTTCGTCCAAGGGTGGACTGCTTGTGATGCTGATGTTTGCAGGAACGCTCATCTTATTTTTAGGCTTGCGGAAAAAAGCTGTCAAGTGGTTTGGTGGCATAACCGGTGATATTGTCGGTGCATCGGTGGAAGGAGTGGAAGTCTATTTATGGATGATGGTGTGGCTATTTCATTACTTCGCCATGGGATGA
- a CDS encoding histidine phosphatase family protein, whose product MDDGVAISLLRHGMTEENQRGAYIGWTDVSLSTEGKGILKRNKPCMKTVDQLFSSDLRRCLETAAILFPNLPIQKRTAFREMNFGLWEGRTYEELKQLTSYRQWLDDPFHCHPDGGETFTVFEKRVVAGFALVKDKMMDTNAKESVIVTHGGVIRLLLSTICNRSFFNWKIPYGGGYRLIWTKDDFRRGDKCMSLQEVPITENQRG is encoded by the coding sequence ATGGATGATGGTGTGGCTATTTCATTACTTCGCCATGGGATGACCGAGGAAAACCAGCGGGGTGCGTATATTGGCTGGACGGACGTATCGTTAAGTACAGAAGGAAAAGGAATCCTTAAACGAAACAAACCATGCATGAAGACAGTTGATCAATTGTTTTCGAGTGATTTGCGGCGTTGTTTGGAAACGGCGGCGATTCTATTTCCCAATCTTCCTATTCAAAAACGTACAGCCTTCAGAGAAATGAATTTTGGCTTATGGGAGGGGAGAACCTATGAGGAATTAAAGCAGCTTACGTCCTATCGTCAATGGCTGGATGATCCGTTTCATTGTCATCCGGATGGTGGAGAAACATTTACGGTCTTTGAAAAACGGGTTGTGGCAGGATTTGCATTAGTCAAAGACAAAATGATGGATACGAATGCAAAAGAGAGTGTAATCGTAACACATGGCGGGGTTATTCGCCTATTATTATCTACTATATGCAATCGGTCATTTTTTAACTGGAAGATTCCCTATGGTGGGGGGTATCGGTTAATCTGGACAAAAGACGATTTTAGGAGGGGTGACAAATGCATGTCATTACAGGAGGTTCCTATAACGGAAAATCAGCGTGGGTGA
- a CDS encoding bifunctional adenosylcobinamide kinase/adenosylcobinamide-phosphate guanylyltransferase, whose protein sequence is MHVITGGSYNGKSAWVKTHYQLDKQRSFRWISAYRGNKCPQVMDVNDDILILSGVELWVQQLLKTSDFAAIREVGTNMIEEWLKWEQQSLIRHLVVIGSDISKGIVPLEREMREYRDAAGWFFQDLVVNCSRFDLLWYGIARRMK, encoded by the coding sequence ATGCATGTCATTACAGGAGGTTCCTATAACGGAAAATCAGCGTGGGTGAAAACGCACTACCAATTGGATAAACAGCGATCATTTCGCTGGATTTCCGCTTACCGTGGCAACAAATGTCCTCAAGTCATGGATGTCAATGATGATATACTTATTCTTTCCGGGGTCGAGCTATGGGTTCAGCAGTTGTTAAAAACAAGTGATTTTGCTGCCATCCGCGAAGTAGGAACCAACATGATTGAGGAATGGCTGAAATGGGAACAGCAATCACTCATTCGTCATCTTGTCGTGATTGGCTCAGATATTTCCAAAGGGATTGTGCCACTGGAGAGAGAAATGCGCGAATACCGGGATGCGGCAGGCTGGTTTTTTCAAGATCTGGTTGTCAATTGTTCCAGATTTGATTTACTCTGGTATGGAATTGCTCGGCGAATGAAATAG
- a CDS encoding ATP-binding protein, with protein MKRDVLIEPFDQHIDIVIACDNSGAIGEKPDDVVSVSYDLAAYFAFRVAFMECVASGGVPFAVILQNFNGDAAWMSLVKGIQRGMKESEQKLRITGSTESNFSLNQSAQGVTVLGKKPRQPGQAIPEEDQELGVAVIGSPLVGEEVITEQNKIAPLHMFRWYCEHKAVLAVVPVGSKGIIHELNQLFPEKSYHFSANVDLHKSAGPATCFIIVYEPLVTVEELKGDAEDLFHKVCLTKIQK; from the coding sequence ATGAAGAGAGATGTATTAATCGAGCCATTTGATCAACATATCGACATCGTGATTGCCTGTGATAATAGTGGTGCTATCGGGGAAAAGCCAGACGATGTCGTATCTGTTTCCTATGATCTTGCTGCTTACTTTGCCTTTCGAGTTGCCTTTATGGAATGTGTCGCTTCCGGAGGAGTTCCTTTCGCTGTTATCCTGCAAAATTTCAATGGTGATGCGGCATGGATGTCACTTGTAAAAGGCATTCAGCGTGGCATGAAGGAATCAGAACAAAAACTGCGGATTACTGGTAGTACGGAATCAAATTTTTCACTTAACCAATCAGCTCAAGGTGTAACGGTTTTAGGCAAGAAACCGCGACAGCCGGGGCAAGCGATTCCTGAAGAAGATCAGGAGCTTGGGGTTGCAGTTATCGGAAGTCCACTTGTTGGCGAAGAAGTTATCACGGAACAAAATAAAATCGCCCCATTACATATGTTTCGGTGGTATTGTGAACATAAAGCGGTGTTAGCGGTAGTGCCAGTTGGATCAAAAGGTATCATCCACGAGTTAAACCAACTGTTTCCAGAGAAAAGCTATCATTTTTCAGCTAATGTTGATTTACATAAATCAGCAGGCCCTGCAACTTGTTTTATCATTGTTTATGAACCATTGGTTACTGTAGAAGAACTTAAAGGAGATGCTGAGGATTTATTCCATAAAGTATGTTTAACTAAAATCCAAAAATAG